The genomic DNA TCATAATGCTTCTAATGGATCTATTAAAATAAAAATTTCAGGAGGGACAAAACCCTATAAAATCAGCTGGTCTAATGGTGTAACGACAGAAGAAAACTCAAATTTATCCGCAGGAAACTATGTACTAACAGTTACAGATGCCAAGGGGTGTCAAGAAATAAAAGAATATAAATTAACAAATCCAGAACCATTAAGAGTCCATATTGGGGAAGATGTAACATTGTGTGCGGGAGACACTCAAAGATACGACGCAACGATAGATGATAAAGGAGCAAGTTATTTATGGAGAAATGAAAAAGGAGAGATAATAAGCAAATTACCAACAATAGAATTATCCGATGCAGGAGTTTACACTGTTACGGTTACGGATTCCAAGGGATGTATAGGGACAGATCGTGTTGTTATAAAAAAATCTAATGAGATATTAGAGCCTAAATTTATGCTTACGACTCATGCTTATACCGAATCCACCGTTGTATTAGTAAATACATCACCCAAGATGCCAGAAACTGTTGAGTGGCTTATTCCAGATAATTCTGCTGTAAGTGTAATAGAAAAGAATGAAGAATATTTAGAGCTTAAGTTTTCAAATACAGGTTCGTACAGAATAGGGTTAAAAGGAATGCAAGGGCAATGTAAAAAAACTTTCTACAAAGAGGTTGTCGTAGAAGAAAACTTGTCTGGAGTAGATTTATCTTCAGATAAAATTTCTAATATCACAGAATTTAATGTATCCCCAAATCCTAATGATGGAAACTTTAAAGTAATTGTAAAATTAGAGAAAGAAAATCCCATTAATCTGCGAATTATAAATATGCTCACTCAACAAGCATATCCTGTAATCACCAAGCCAAAATCAACCTATTTTTTAGTGCCTTACCATGTAACGCTGTCTACGGGGGTATATTTTGTTATTTTAGAAACAGGTAATGAATCAATGGTGAAGAAAATGATAATTAAATAAAGATATGGAAAAGAAAATAAATCGAAATAATTGGATATCAACACTCATTACATTGATGACATTTATAGTTATCAGTTCTTGTGCTAGAGAGGATAGTATTCCAGTAACAGCAGACTTTGATATAAAAGTTGTCAACGAAGATTATTCAGTACCTGTGAGAGTCGAAATAAAAAATAAATCAAAGGGAGCGGATACCTATCAATGGACGTTCGAAGGAGCTGTAACGTCTCATTCCAGCCAAGCAACCCCTAAGCCTGTAATTTATACAAAAGCAGGGATTTACAAAATTATATTAAAAGCATCCAATAAAGATGGTAATGAAGACAGAAAAGAGCTAGAAATCAAAATAGACGCCGCTATGAAGGTTGATTTTGATTGGATGATGCAAGGTAGTGATATTTCTCCAGTGACTTTACAGATGCAAAATAAATCATTAGGAGCGACTAATTATCATTGGGAGTTTGAAGAAGGACTCCCAGCACGGTCTAATCAACAAAATCCAAAAGTCGTTTTTAACAAAGCAGGAGAGCACAGTATTAAATTAACCATCACCAATGGAAGAGAAAGCTATACTGTGCAAAAAAGCATTATTGTAAAACCTGAAATGACAGCTGATTTTGATTGGTCTGTGGATTATATCGACAATGATTATCAGGCACCTGTAATATTACATTTAAAGAACAAATCAACACATGCTTTTTCCTATAAATGGATAGTTGAAGGAGCATCACCATCAATATCTGAAGAAGAGAACCCAAACATTCATTTTGCCAATGCAGGCAATTACACAATTATCTTGCAAGCAATAAATGATAAAGCGACTAAAGAGATAAGAAAACAAATCACCATACACCCAGATGTCAATTTACTTTCATTTAGTAATATTAAATTAGGTATCAATACAGCCCACAATACCATTGGTTGTTTCTTTTCCTCCAATTTAGGAAAAGTAATCAAAGAGAATGAAGTATCAGAAATATCTACGGATAAAATAGATTTTGGCTTTTTTGGCTTAAACACCTCTTTTACTTATAATCAATTTCTATCACCAGATGAAGTACAAACCACGTCGTTTAATAAGATACCTAATGCCATTCACACAAAAATAATTAATTCACAAGAGTTGGTGAAAATACAATTAAGCCCAACATTATTTGAATCGATTAAAACAGGAAAAGGCTTTAGTAGTATAAATATTACAGAAACAAATACAGGAAAAACGCCTTTTGACAGTACAAAGAAACCACGAGTAGTTTTATTTCAAACAAACGATGGAAGAAAAGGAGCAATACTAGTCAAAGATTATATTTCATCAGGAAGAGATTCATATATCTTAGTAG from Riemerella columbina includes the following:
- a CDS encoding PKD domain-containing protein; the protein is MEKKINRNNWISTLITLMTFIVISSCAREDSIPVTADFDIKVVNEDYSVPVRVEIKNKSKGADTYQWTFEGAVTSHSSQATPKPVIYTKAGIYKIILKASNKDGNEDRKELEIKIDAAMKVDFDWMMQGSDISPVTLQMQNKSLGATNYHWEFEEGLPARSNQQNPKVVFNKAGEHSIKLTITNGRESYTVQKSIIVKPEMTADFDWSVDYIDNDYQAPVILHLKNKSTHAFSYKWIVEGASPSISEEENPNIHFANAGNYTIILQAINDKATKEIRKQITIHPDVNLLSFSNIKLGINTAHNTIGCFFSSNLGKVIKENEVSEISTDKIDFGFFGLNTSFTYNQFLSPDEVQTTSFNKIPNAIHTKIINSQELVKIQLSPTLFESIKTGKGFSSINITETNTGKTPFDSTKKPRVVLFQTNDGRKGAILVKDYISSGRDSYILVDIKVQKHAQ